A single Biomphalaria glabrata chromosome 2, xgBioGlab47.1, whole genome shotgun sequence DNA region contains:
- the LOC106074077 gene encoding desumoylating isopeptidase 1-like, which produces MASQTSDVKVYIYDISMGMARAMSQGILGRQINGIWHTGIVVYGQEYFFGGSSGIEACSPGGTVLGNPLEIVNLGQTEIPFDVFMDYLHELSITTYKPESYHLFHHNCNNFSSEVAQFLTGKDIPSHITSLPQEVLSTPFGAMIQPFVEAMHVQGGHSPFQ; this is translated from the exons ATGGCTTCACAGACATCTGATGTTAAGGTTTACATCTATGACATATCAATGGGAATGGCAAGGGCAATGTCTCAAGGAATTCTGG GCCGACAAATAAATGGTATATGGCATACTGGAATTGTTGTTTATGGTCAAGAATATTTCTTTGGAGGATCAAGTGGAATAGAAGCTTGTTCACCA GGTGGAACAGTTCTTGGAAATCCACTGGAAATAGTAAACTTGGGGCAAACAGAAATACCTTTTGATGTTTTTATGGATTATCTTCATGAGCTTTCTATTACAACCTACAA GCCTGAAAGCTATCATTTATTCCACCACAACTGCAACAATTTCTCATCAGAAGTGGCACAGTTTCTAACTGGGAAAGATATACCATCTCATATCACTAGCCTCCCACAAGAAGTTCTTAGCAC ACCTTTCGGTGCAATGATACAGCCATTTGTTGAGGCAATGCATGTACAAGGAGGCCATTCACCATTCCAGTGA